The following is a genomic window from Bordetella petrii.
CGGTGGTGCGCACGCCCAGCCGCAGGCCCACACCCTTGCCGCGTTTTTGCAGGTAGCGTCCGATGTGCGAGGCCGCCTGTTGGGTCAGGGTAACCGACATATCAGTTCGCCACCGCAGCCGCCGCAGTTTCGCCCTGGGCATCGGCCGGCGCCGCGTGCTTGTCTTTGTAGTCTTTCACCGCCGCCTTGATGGCGTCTTCGGCCAGGATCGAGCAGTGGATCTTCACGGGCGGCAGGGCCAGCTCTTCGGCGATCTGGGTATTGCGGATGTCCAGCGCCTCGTCGAGGGTCTTGCCCTTGACCCATTCGGTCACCAGCGAGCTCGACGCGATGGCCGAACCGCAGCCGTAGGTCTTGAAGCGCGCGTCTTCGATGACGCCGGATTCGCTGACCTTGATCTGCAGTTTCATCACGTCGCCGCACGCCGGCGCGCCGACCATGCCGGTGCCCACCGATTCGTCGCCCTTGTCAAAAGAGCCGACATTGCGCGGGTTCTCGTAGTGATCCAGAACTTTGCTGCTATATGCCATGATGTTTCTCCTGTGGGGTCGCGTCGGCGCTCAGTGAGCGGCCCACTGCACGGTGTTCAGGTCGATGCCAGCCTGGGCCATTTCCCACAGCGGCGACATGTCGCGCAGTTTGCCCACGCGGCTCTTGATCAATTCGATCGTGAAGTCGATTTCCTGCTCGGTCGTGAACCGGCCCAGCGTGAAGCGGATAGAGCTGTGCGCCAGTTCATCGTTGCGCCCCAGGGCGCGCAGCACGTACGACGGCTCCAGGCTCGCCGAGGTGCAGGCCGAACCGCTGGAGACCGCCAGTTCCTTGATGGCCATGATCAGCGACTCGCCTTCCACGTAGTTGAAGCTGACGTTCAGGTTGTGCGGCACGCGTTGCTCGAGGCTGCCGTTCAGGTAGGTTTCCTCGATTTGCGACAGCCCCGCCCACAGGCGGTCGCGCAACATGCGGATGCGCTCGTTTTCGGTGCCCATTTCTTCGCGGGCCAGCCGGAAGGCCTCGCCCATGCCGACGATCTGGTGCGTGGCCAGCGTGCCCGAGCGGAAACCGCGCTCGTGGCCGCCGCCGTGCATCTGCGCCTCGATGCGCACGCGCGGCTTGCGCCGCACATACAGCGCGCCGATGCCCTTCGGGCCGTAAGTCTTGTGAGCCGAGAACGACATCAGGTCGACCTTGAGCTTCTGCAGGTCGATGGCGACCTTGCCAGTGGCCTGCGCCGCATCGACGTGGAACACGATGCCCTTCTCGCGGCAGATTTCACCCAGGGTTTCGATGTCCTGGATGACGCCGATTTCGTTGTTCACCAGCATGACCGACACCAGGATGGTGTCGGGGCGCAGCGCCGCCTTGAAGGCGTCCAGGTCGATCAGGCCGTCGTCGCGCACGTCCAGGTAGGTAACCTCGAAGCCCTGGCGTTCGAGCTCCCGACAGGTGTCCAGCACCGCCTTGTGCTCGGTCTTGACCGTGATGATGTGCTTGCCGCGCTCGGCATAGAAATTGGCGGCGCCCTTGATGGCCAGATTGTCGGACTCGGTGGCGCCGGAGGTCCAGATGATTTCGCGCGGGTCGGCGTTGACCAGTTGGGCGACTTCCTGGCGGGCGTTCTCGACGGCGTCTTCGGCTTCCCAGCCGAAGGCGTGGCTGCGCGAGGCGGGGTTGCCGAAGTTGTCGTACAGCCAGGGCACCATTTTTTCAACCACGCGAGGATCGACCGGCGTGGTGGCGGAATAATCGAGATAGATCGGGCGGGTGGTCATGGGTTGCTACTCCTGCTTCTTATGCGGTGGCGTCGGCGGCGATGGCCGGGGTGGCGACGGGGGTGGAACCCGCGGCGCCCCGCTCGACCCGCACGGCGGTGCAGCCCTGCGCCGCCTGTGTGGCTTCCTGCAGCTGGCGCAACCGTTGCTGGTCGACCAGGTCTTGCAGGGACACGGAATCGAGGTAATCGACCATTTTGCGGTTCAGGGTGGTCCAGAGCTCGTGCGTCATGCACTTGCCCGACTTGCCGTCCTTGCCGCTGGTGCAATCATGCTTGCCACCGCAGTTGGTGGCGTCGAGGGGTTCATCGACCGCGAAAATGATGTCGGCAACGGTGACGTTGCGGGCCAACCGGGCCAACGAATAACCGCCGCCGGGGCCGCGCACGCTGTCGACCAGCTCGTGCCGGCGCAGCTTGCCGAACAGCTGTTCAAGGTAAGAAAGCGAAATATTCTGGCGCTGGCTGATTGCCGCGAGAGTTACCGGACCGCTGTGCTGCCGCATGGCCAGGTCGATCATCGCGGTGACCGCGAACCGTCCTTTCGTAGTGAGCCGCATGGTGGATTCCTGTTAAAACCGGCAGGCCACCCGACCTGGGCAACCAATACCTGAGTAATTACCTCAAGTATAGCAAATTCCCGAGTAAATTGCTAAGCCATCGTAATCGTAAAAAACCGCGCCATGGCGCGGTTTTTCGAGGCCCGATGGCCAATGCCGGATCAGGCCGCCTGGTACTGCGTGGCCCGCTTGCGGACCAGCTCCAGCACCCCCTGACAGGCATCTTCCAGGTAGTCGAGCACCTTGCCGAAGCCTTCGGGGCCGCCATAGTACGGGTCGGGCACCGTGGCTTCTTCGAATTCGTTGGCAAAACGCATCAGCAGCATCAGCTTGTGCTGGTAAGCCTTGGGGCATTGCTGCTGCAACGCGGAAAGGTTGTCCCAGTCCATGGCCAGAATGAGATCGAACTCGCGGAAATCGTCGGCGGTAACTTGCCGGGCTTCGCAATGATTGATCTCGTAGCCGCGCTTGCGGGCGGCGGCCTGGGCGCGGGCGTCGGGCGCTTCGCCAATATGATAGGCATGCGTGCCTGCGGAATCCACATGCACGACATCGCCCAAACCGGCATCGTTCACCAAATGGCGAAAAACGCCCTCTGCGCTCGGCGAGCGACAGATGTTACCCATGCAAACGAAAAGTACCTTGGTCATCATGGGTGTAAGTCTGAGGGAAAACCCGGAATATAGCAAGTTTTTTTTGCAATTGCGCAAGCGTGGACGGGCTTTCTGTGAGTATTATTTTTTCCTATTTAATCAATAGGTTAAATCAATTATTGAAAGCGATACCGGAGGTATTTCGACGCCTTGCCGTAACAAATCGGCCGCTTTGCCCGCAATGCAACACCCGGGCCATTCCGGCCCTCTCGTGCCGCTATGCCGCGCCATCCAGCAACACGCGCTGCTTGAGCGCATTGAGCGCGTCGCGCGCCGCCGCGGCCTGCTCGAACTCCAGGTTGCGGGCGTGGTCGGTCATGAGTTTTTCCAGGCGGCGGATCTCGCGGGCTACCGACTTTTCGTCGGCCAGCACCTCGGGGGCGATGGCGGATTCAAGGGTATCGTGGCGGGCCGGCGCGACGATGCCGTCGATGAGTTCGCGCACCGCCTTGTTGACGCCGCGCGCCGTAATGCCGTGCTCGGCGTTGAACGCCAGTTGCTTGGTGCGCCGCCGCTCGGTTTCGTCCATGGCCCGCCGCATCGAGGCCGTAATGGCATCGGCGTACAGAATGGCATGGCCGTTCAGGTTGCGTGCGGCGCGGCCGATGGTCTGGATGAGGCTGCGCTCGGAACGCAGGAAGCCTTCTTTATCGGCATCCAGGATGGCCACCAGCGACACCTCGGGGATGTCCAGCCCTTCGCGCAGCAGGTTGATGCCCACCAGCACGTCGAACGTGCCCAGGCGCAGGTCGCGGATGATCTCGACGCGCTCGACCGTATCGATGTCGGAATGCAGGTAGCGCACCCGCACGCCGTGCTCGGCCAGGAAGTCGGTAAGGTCTTCGGCCATGCGCTTGGTCAGCGTGGTGACCAGGACGCGCTCCTGGGCCGCCACGCGCAGTTTGATCTCGCCCAGCAGGTCGTCGACCTGCGTGCGGGCCGGGCGCACCTCGACCTGCGGATCGACCAGCCCGGTGGGCCGCACCACCTGCTCGACTACGTTGTCGGAATGTTCTTGCTCGTAGGCGGCCGGCGTGGCCGACACGAACACGCACTGGCGCATGCGCGCCTCGAATTCTTCGAGGCGCAGCGGCCGGTTGTCGAGCGCCGACGGCAGCCGGAAACCGTATTGCACCAGGGTTTCCTTGCGAGCCCGGTCGCCCCGGTACATCCCGCCCAGCTGACCCATGGTGACGTGGCTTTCGTCGATGAACATCAGCGCGTCGGCCGGCAGGTAATCGATGAGCGTGGGCGGCGGCTCGCCCGGGGCGGCGCCGGACAGGTGGCGGGAGTAGTTCTCGATGCCTTTGCAGAAACCCAGCTCTTGCAACATTTCGAGGTCGAAGCGGGTGCGCTGCTCGAGCCGCTGCGCCTCCACCAGCTTGCCCTCGGCGGTCAGCAGCTTGAGGCGGTCGCGCAGTTCTTCCTTGATGGTTTCGATGGCGCGCAGCACCGTGTCGCGCGGAGTGACATAGTGCGACCCGGGGTAGACCGTGAAGCGCGGCACTTTCTGGCGCACCCGACCGGTGAGCGGGTCGAACAGCTCGAGCGACTCGATCTCGTCGTCGAACAGCGTCAGGCGCAGCGCCAGCTCGGGGCTTTCGGCCGGGAAGATGTCGAGTGTTTCGCCGCGTACCCGGAAGGTGCCGCGGGCGAAGTCGGCGTCGTTGCGGGTGTACTGCATGGCCACCAGCCGCGCCAGCACCTCGCGCCGAGAAATGCGGTCGCCCGCGCGCAGGATGAGCACCATGGCGTGGTAGTCGCCCGGGTTGCCGATACCGTATATGCACGAAACGGTGCCGACAATGACAGTGTCGCGGCGTTCGAGCAGGCTTTTGGTGGCCGACAGCCGCATCTGCTCGATGTGCTCGTTGATGGATGAGTCTTTCTCGATGAACAGGTCGCGGGTGGGAACGTAGGCTTCGGGCTGGTAGTAGTCGTAATAAGAAACGAAATACTCGACCGCGTTCTTCGGGAAGAACTCCCGCATTTCCGCGTACAACTGGGCCGCCAGCGTCTTGTTGGGCGCCAGCACCAGGGCCGGCCGGCCCAGCCGGGCGATGATGTTGGCCATGGTGTATGTCTTGCCCGAGCCCGTCACGCCCAGCAGGGTCTGGTACATGAGGCCGTCGCGCATGCCCTGGGCCAGGCCTTCGATGGCGGCGGGCTGGTCGCCCGCCGGCGGGTATGGCTGGTACAGGTGAAAAGGGCTGTCGGGAAAATCGACGAATCCGGGAGCGGTCATGCTAGACTGTCTCAGGGTAAACCCCTCATTATCCACAGCACGCCCTCCTGCGTCCACATACCCTTACCGAACCCCATGAGCTCTCTTTTCGATTCCGTCGAACTTGCGCCGCGCGACCCTATCCTGGGCCTGAACGAACAATACAATGCCGATACCCGCCCCGGTAAAGTCAACTTGGGCGTGGGCGTGTATTACGACGACGACGGCCGCATCCCGCTGCTGAACGCCGTGCGCAAGGCCGAAATCGCCCGCATCGAGGCCGCCGCCGCGCGCGGCTACCTGCCCATCGAAGGCATCGCCGGATACAACAAGGGAGCCCAGACCCTGCTGCTGGGGGCCGATTCCCCCCTGGCCGCCGAAGGCCGCGTGCTCACCGCCCAGGCCCTGGGCGGCACCGGCGCGCTGAAAATCGGCGCCGACTTCCTGCGCCAGTTGCTGCCGCAGTCCAAGGTGCTGATCAGCAACCCCAGCTGGGAAAATCACCGCGCCCTGTTCGAGCGCGCCGGCTTCCCGGTCGAAACCTACGCCTACTACGACGCCGCCACCCATGGGCTGGACTTCCAGGGCATGCTGGCCTCGCTGCAGGCCGCCCCGGCCCAGACCATCGTGGTGCTGCACGCGTGCTGCCACAACCCCACGGGTGTCGACCCCACGGCCGAGCAATGGCAGCAGATCGCGCAGGTGGTCAAGGCGCGCAACCTGGTGCCCTTCCTCGATATCGCCTACCAGGGCTTCGGCGCCGGCCTGCAAGAAGATGCCGCCGTGGTGCGCCTGTTCGCCGACCTGGGCCTCACCATGCTGATCAGCTCGTCGTTCTCGAAGTCGTTCTCGCTGTACGGCGAGCGCGTGGGCGCGCTGACCGTGGTGGCCGGCAACCAGGACGAAGCCAAGCGCGTCCTCAGCCAGCTCAAGCGCGTCATCCGCACCAACTACTCCAACCCGCCCACCCACGGCGGCACGGTGGTGTCCACGGTGCTCAATACGCCCGAGCTCTACACCCTGTGGGAACAGGAACTCGCCGGCATGCGCGACCGCATCCGCCTGATGCGCCAGCAACTGGTCGACAAAATCAAGGCCGCGGGCGCCACGCAAGACTTCAGCTTCGTGCTGCAGCAGCGCGGCATGTTCTCGTATTCGGGCCTGACCTCGGCCCAGGTCGACGTGCTGCGCGAGCAGCACGGCATCTACGCCGTGGCCAGCGGCCGCATCTGCGTGGCGGCCCTGAACAGCCACAACATCGACATCGTCGCCAAGGCGATCGCCGCTGTCATCAAGCAGTAAGCACAGCCGCAGTCGCCAGCAAAGCCCCTCCACCGGAGGGGCTTTTGCTTTGCATGGCGCGGCCCTGCTGCCCCCGCACGGCCAGGTTCGTGGACACGCCAATCGGGCAGCCCTTGCTTTTTTGGCGTACGTCGTCCAGAATTCGTGCTGTATATCCATACAGTCCGCTTTCCGGATCATCGCCATGGCCAGCAAACTTACCGACCGCCAGCAGGAAATTCTGGATCTCATCCGGCTGACGGTATCGCGCACCGGGTTTCCGCCCACTCGCGCCGAAATCGCCCGCGCGCTGGGGTTCCGCTCGCCCAATGCCGCGGAAGACCACCTGAAGGCCCTGGCCCGCAAGGGCGCCATTGAACTCACCGCCGGCGCCTCGCGCGGCATCCGCCTGAAAGACGCCGGCGAAACCATCCCGCCCGGCCCCGAGACCGCCGCCTCCGCCCTCGCCGGCATGGCCGACGCCGTAGGCCGGTTGCTGCTGCCCCTGGTCGGGCGCGTGGCGGCGGGCAGTCCCATTCTGGCGGCCGAACATGTCGAACGCGAAGTCGGCGTCGACGTTGACCTGTTCGCGCAAACGCCCGACTACCTGCTGAAAGTGCGCGGCATGAGCATGCGCGACGCGGGCATCCTCGAAGGCGACCTGCTGGCCGTCAAGCGCGCGGCCGAGGCCCGCAATGGCCAGATCGTCGTCGCCCGCCTGGGCGACGAAGTTACCGTGAAGCGCCTGCAGCGCCACCAGGGCCGCATCGAGCTGCTGCCCGAAAACCCCGACTTCTCACCGATCGTGGTCGACGGCACCCAGGAATTCGCGCTGGAAGGCATTGCCGTGGGCCTGATCCGCACCCAGGCGCTGCACTAGCTGGCTTTCTCCGGGCCGGCTTTGCCCAGGCCGCCTGCAGTCCGGCCGCCCGCAGTCCGGCTACCCGCGGCACCTTTGGCGTACATCGCCTTCAACACGCGTAGCTTCACACGCGCCGGCACTCACGCACATGCCGCGGCCGCTGGCCGTGGAAACAACCCCGCTCGCGACAGCATGCCCGGCACGGGCCGGCCCAACGTCTGCGCCAGCCATTGCGCCGCATCCGCGAGCGCCGCTGCCGATACCGAGCCGGCGCATCGCATCCGTTCCAGCATATAGGCCACGTCTTCGGTAGGAATGTTGCCTGTGGCGCCAGGGGCAAACGGGCACCCGCCAATGCCGCCGATCGATGCGTCGAACACGCGCACGCCAGCCTGCATGGCGGCCAGCACATTCGCAATGCCCGTATTGCGCGTGTTGTGGAAATGGCAACGCAGCGCGGCGTCGGGCAAGGCCTGTTGCACGGCATCGACCCGTTGCAGCACATCTGCCGGAGACGCCACGCCGATCGAGTCGGC
Proteins encoded in this region:
- the iscR gene encoding Fe-S cluster assembly transcriptional regulator IscR is translated as MRLTTKGRFAVTAMIDLAMRQHSGPVTLAAISQRQNISLSYLEQLFGKLRRHELVDSVRGPGGGYSLARLARNVTVADIIFAVDEPLDATNCGGKHDCTSGKDGKSGKCMTHELWTTLNRKMVDYLDSVSLQDLVDQQRLRQLQEATQAAQGCTAVRVERGAAGSTPVATPAIAADATA
- a CDS encoding IscS subfamily cysteine desulfurase, which produces MTTRPIYLDYSATTPVDPRVVEKMVPWLYDNFGNPASRSHAFGWEAEDAVENARQEVAQLVNADPREIIWTSGATESDNLAIKGAANFYAERGKHIITVKTEHKAVLDTCRELERQGFEVTYLDVRDDGLIDLDAFKAALRPDTILVSVMLVNNEIGVIQDIETLGEICREKGIVFHVDAAQATGKVAIDLQKLKVDLMSFSAHKTYGPKGIGALYVRRKPRVRIEAQMHGGGHERGFRSGTLATHQIVGMGEAFRLAREEMGTENERIRMLRDRLWAGLSQIEETYLNGSLEQRVPHNLNVSFNYVEGESLIMAIKELAVSSGSACTSASLEPSYVLRALGRNDELAHSSIRFTLGRFTTEQEIDFTIELIKSRVGKLRDMSPLWEMAQAGIDLNTVQWAAH
- the lexA gene encoding transcriptional repressor LexA, with protein sequence MASKLTDRQQEILDLIRLTVSRTGFPPTRAEIARALGFRSPNAAEDHLKALARKGAIELTAGASRGIRLKDAGETIPPGPETAASALAGMADAVGRLLLPLVGRVAAGSPILAAEHVEREVGVDVDLFAQTPDYLLKVRGMSMRDAGILEGDLLAVKRAAEARNGQIVVARLGDEVTVKRLQRHQGRIELLPENPDFSPIVVDGTQEFALEGIAVGLIRTQALH
- the uvrB gene encoding excinuclease ABC subunit UvrB; this translates as MTAPGFVDFPDSPFHLYQPYPPAGDQPAAIEGLAQGMRDGLMYQTLLGVTGSGKTYTMANIIARLGRPALVLAPNKTLAAQLYAEMREFFPKNAVEYFVSYYDYYQPEAYVPTRDLFIEKDSSINEHIEQMRLSATKSLLERRDTVIVGTVSCIYGIGNPGDYHAMVLILRAGDRISRREVLARLVAMQYTRNDADFARGTFRVRGETLDIFPAESPELALRLTLFDDEIESLELFDPLTGRVRQKVPRFTVYPGSHYVTPRDTVLRAIETIKEELRDRLKLLTAEGKLVEAQRLEQRTRFDLEMLQELGFCKGIENYSRHLSGAAPGEPPPTLIDYLPADALMFIDESHVTMGQLGGMYRGDRARKETLVQYGFRLPSALDNRPLRLEEFEARMRQCVFVSATPAAYEQEHSDNVVEQVVRPTGLVDPQVEVRPARTQVDDLLGEIKLRVAAQERVLVTTLTKRMAEDLTDFLAEHGVRVRYLHSDIDTVERVEIIRDLRLGTFDVLVGINLLREGLDIPEVSLVAILDADKEGFLRSERSLIQTIGRAARNLNGHAILYADAITASMRRAMDETERRRTKQLAFNAEHGITARGVNKAVRELIDGIVAPARHDTLESAIAPEVLADEKSVAREIRRLEKLMTDHARNLEFEQAAAARDALNALKQRVLLDGAA
- a CDS encoding low molecular weight protein-tyrosine-phosphatase, which produces MMTKVLFVCMGNICRSPSAEGVFRHLVNDAGLGDVVHVDSAGTHAYHIGEAPDARAQAAARKRGYEINHCEARQVTADDFREFDLILAMDWDNLSALQQQCPKAYQHKLMLLMRFANEFEEATVPDPYYGGPEGFGKVLDYLEDACQGVLELVRKRATQYQAA
- a CDS encoding amino acid aminotransferase; the protein is MSSLFDSVELAPRDPILGLNEQYNADTRPGKVNLGVGVYYDDDGRIPLLNAVRKAEIARIEAAAARGYLPIEGIAGYNKGAQTLLLGADSPLAAEGRVLTAQALGGTGALKIGADFLRQLLPQSKVLISNPSWENHRALFERAGFPVETYAYYDAATHGLDFQGMLASLQAAPAQTIVVLHACCHNPTGVDPTAEQWQQIAQVVKARNLVPFLDIAYQGFGAGLQEDAAVVRLFADLGLTMLISSSFSKSFSLYGERVGALTVVAGNQDEAKRVLSQLKRVIRTNYSNPPTHGGTVVSTVLNTPELYTLWEQELAGMRDRIRLMRQQLVDKIKAAGATQDFSFVLQQRGMFSYSGLTSAQVDVLREQHGIYAVASGRICVAALNSHNIDIVAKAIAAVIKQ
- the iscU gene encoding Fe-S cluster assembly scaffold IscU, which produces MAYSSKVLDHYENPRNVGSFDKGDESVGTGMVGAPACGDVMKLQIKVSESGVIEDARFKTYGCGSAIASSSLVTEWVKGKTLDEALDIRNTQIAEELALPPVKIHCSILAEDAIKAAVKDYKDKHAAPADAQGETAAAAVAN